One window of Triplophysa rosa linkage group LG8, Trosa_1v2, whole genome shotgun sequence genomic DNA carries:
- the atxn1b gene encoding ataxin-1, with protein sequence MKSNQERSNECLPPKKREILALEEKQVLVSAAVSESQSGENLAWLASVATMASMAHIPNNAGSNIAEPDSPPPSNKPLTVVTEYPPTTTSAGFSSFSSSSTYRGVFSGPTVLTANPAVLSTSLPQTIGSVQYTQLPPNLQLIGPYTSYISSQIVPSTTSQIQPRRTPHEVLATTAVISQASSIDSHSQHVISAGPNVSHSQCIQVESAPLGLTVSSPTAQLPLQIHPHSAVLAPHGLALAPSQVVLHYTDGFIAKQPDSHPRELQNGALGEVTVVKNTTTMAKGISSQPEAHQNHKQNHNLGLQTQAQVLFPADYRSHDRAGLQTSVMLVSSSHLAASSNSELQSILGNEHSSLQLTERGGICLGKPMTRVSALASLDNQVSPASRISPHTLLQAPHNTPQQELPTGLYSATQLPIIGYITSSASGAQQAVAGYQSNLPQHVVISGSPSLLIPVSATNINPSTAEPEVTRCSVIPSIANTSTALHQSFINTAAPAAAVLPNGKDITGSGASHAPCGIQSPTQIQLPVLSASVVRSPVPITPPASTSPHSSPSSPSVGLPPFFMKGSIIQLADGELKRVEDLRTEDFVQSAEVSGELKIDSSTVERIECSRTPNAVIIQFSVGENRAQVCVEVLVEYPFFVFGQGWSSCCPDRTTQLLALSCAKLSVGDVCISLTLKSLKNSIQKKDYFSDSVMKHNSSHLKAAKSNGPTYDRPTQMESHKRGCKLTSGEENSFVGTLAEASNPGNVLTLSKNGGVSPQTMVNHQDQAVETYTSGADRAVSRKRRWSAPERGEVTKSQEDPQILPKFSFLPHQVKVSIEGHSRTGS encoded by the exons ATGAAGTCTAACCAGGAGCGCAGTAATGAGTGCCTTCCGCCAAAGAAGCGGGAGATCCTAGCTCTAGAAGAGAAGCAGGTGCTGGTGTCAGCTGCTGTAAGTGAGAGCCAGAGTGGAGAGAATTTGGCTTGGCTAGCTAGCGTTGCTACCATGGCTAGCATGGCCCACATCCCCAACAATGCAGGCAGTAACATTGCTGAGCCTGACAGCCCCCCACCATCAAATAAACCTCTCACTGTGGTGACAGAATATCCTCCAACGACCACATCTGCTGGGTTTTCCAGTTTTTCCAGTAGCTCCACATACAGAGGAGTCTTTTCTGGGCCTACGGTGCTAACAGCCAATCCTGCTGTTCTCTCCACTAGCCTTCCTCAAACCATAGGCTCCGTCCAGTATACACAACTTCCCCCCAATCTCCAGCTCATAGGCCCCTATACAAGTTACATTTCTTCTCAGATTGTACCATCCACAACCAGTCAAATACAGCCACGGAGGACACCCCACGAGGTCTTGGCCACCACAGCCGTCATCTCCCAAGCTTCCAGCATCGATTCACACAGTCAACATGTAATTTCCGCTGGTCCAAATGTTTCACATAGTCAATGCATCCAGGTGGAGAGTGCCCCGCTGGGTTTAACAGTTTCTTCCCCTACTGCTCAGTTGCCTCTTCAAATCCATCCACACTCTGCTGTTCTTGCCCCTCATGGCTTGGCTCTCGCCCCCTCCCAAGTGGTGCTACACTACACTGATGGCTTCATTGCAAAGCAACCAGACTCCCATCCCAGAGAGCTGCAGAATGGTGCCCTTGGAGAGGTTACTGTGGTCAAAAACACTACTACTATGGCCAAAGGAATCTCCAGCCAACCAGAGGCTCACCAGAACCACAAGCAAAATCACAACTTGGGCCTCCAGACCCAAGCTCAGGTTCTGTTCCCGGCAGACTACAGGTCTCATGACAGAGCAGGCCTGCAGACATCGGTGATGTTGGTATCCAGTAGCCACCTTGCAGCAAGCAGTAACTCAGAGCTCCAAAGCATTTTGGGTAATGAGCATTCATCTTTGCAGCTTACTGAGAGAGGAGGCATTTGCCTAGGCAAGCCGATGACCAGAGTGTCTGCTCTTGCATCCTTAGACAACCAGGTATCTCCAGCCTCCAGAATCTCCCCGCACACACTCCTACAGGCTCCTCACAACACTCCTCAACAGGAGCTCCCAACCGGCCTTTACTCTGCCACGCAGCTCCCAATCATTGGCTACATCACTAGTTCTGCTAGTGGGGCCCAGCAAGCAGTGGCTGGTTACCAGAGCAACCTGCCCCAGCACGTGGTGATCTCAGGCAGCCCTTCCCTACTCATTCCAGTGAGTGCCACTAACATCAATCCATCTACCGCTGAACCCGAGGTCACCCGCTGTTCTGTCATCCCCAGCATAGCCAATACATCAACAGCTCTGCATCAGTCCTTCATCAATACAGCCGCACCTGCAGCCGCAGTCCTGCCTAATGGGAAAGACATCACAGGGTCTGGTGCAAGTCACGCACCCTGTGGCATTCAAAGTCCGACCCAAATACAGTTGCCTGTTCTTTCAGCAAGTGTAGTGAGATCTCCAGTTCCCATAACACCTCCAGCATCCACGAGTCCTCACAGCTCTCCGTCATCACCATCAGTGGGCCTTCCACCGTTTTTCATGAAGGGCTCTATTATCCAATTGGCGGATGGCGAGCTGAAGCGTGTGGAGGATTTGCGGACAGAGGACTTTGTACAGAGTGCAGAGGTGAGCGGAGAGCTGAAAATCGACTCTAGCACTGTGGAGCGCATAGAGTGCAGCCGTACACCCAATGCTGTTATCATACAATTCTCAGTGGGGGAAAACAGGGCACAG GTGTGTGTAGAAGTACTGGTGGAATATCCTTTCTTTGTGTTTGGTCAAGGTTGGTCGTCCTGTTGCCCTGACCGCACCACCCAGTTGCTAGCGCTGTCTTGTGCCAAACTCTCTGTTGGTGATGTTTGTATCTCTCTCACTCTTAAAAGCTTAAAAAACAGCATTCAAAAGAAAGATTACTTTTCGGACTCTGTGATGAAACACAACAGCTCTCATCTAAAAGCAGCCAAAAGTAATGGGCCAACTTACGATAGACCAACCCAGATGGAGAGTCATAAGAGGGGATGTAAACTTACATCAGGAGAGGAGAACAGTTTTGTAGGAACACTGGCCGAGGCTTCCAACCCTGGAAACGTTTTGACCCTCTCAAAGAATGGTGGCGTAAGCCCTCAGACAATGGTGAACCACCAGGACCAGGCAGTAGAAACATACACATCTGGTGCTGACAGAGCAGTTAGCCGCAAGAGGAGATGGTCTGCCCCAGAGAGAGGGGAAGTGACGAAGTCACAGGAGGACCC